A region of Verrucomicrobiia bacterium DNA encodes the following proteins:
- a CDS encoding type II toxin-antitoxin system RelE/ParE family toxin, whose product MIRSFACKETERLFNDEPARRLPQQIQRVARRKLLLLHQARRLNDLRAPYGNHLEALKDDRKGQHSIRVNDQWRICFRWQGEDALDVEIADYH is encoded by the coding sequence ATGATACGCAGCTTCGCGTGCAAGGAAACCGAGCGGCTGTTCAACGATGAACCGGCACGGCGGTTGCCCCAGCAGATTCAGCGCGTGGCGCGGCGCAAATTGCTCCTGTTGCATCAGGCGCGGCGCCTGAATGACCTGCGCGCGCCGTATGGCAACCATTTGGAAGCCCTGAAAGACGACCGAAAAGGCCAGCATAGCATCCGCGTCAATGATCAGTGGCGGATTTGCTTCCGCTGGCAAGGCGAAGATGCGTTGGACGTTGAAATTGCGGACTACCATTGA
- a CDS encoding HigA family addiction module antitoxin: MKTTKLPPIHPGEILREEFMKPRGLSQNALARALNVPPRRINEIVLEKRAITADTALRLGRFFGTSAEMWTGLQADYDLRLARYHKARTIEREVEPLAA, from the coding sequence ATGAAAACGACCAAACTGCCCCCGATTCATCCGGGCGAAATTCTCCGCGAAGAATTCATGAAACCGCGCGGCTTGTCGCAGAACGCTTTGGCGCGGGCCTTGAACGTGCCTCCCCGCCGCATCAACGAAATCGTTTTGGAAAAACGCGCCATCACGGCGGACACCGCGTTGCGCCTGGGGCGCTTCTTTGGCACGAGCGCGGAAATGTGGACGGGCTTGCAGGCCGACTACGACTTGCGCCTGGCGCGTTACCACAAGGCGCGAACCATCGAGCGCGAAGTCGAACCGCTCGCGGCCTAA